From the Chitinispirillales bacterium genome, the window ATCCGAATGTCTCCAAAAAATGCGTCAAGTGTTATATTAAGTTCTTTAGTTGTAAACGTATAAACCGCGTCATATCCATTTGACGGAGTGGCAGTAACTTTTAAAGTAGGAACCGGCTGTGCGACAATTAACCCCGTATGTGAGGATTTATCGCCGACTAAAGCGGTATTGTATATAATAATTTTGGGTTCAAGTATGAGCTGTTGAGTGATAATATTGTTTTTATCCCAATTATTCGTATTAGTCATTCCGGCGTTCACGTAACCTAGCCCGCCGCTGTACATTATGATAATATATGCATTATTCCATATTCCCAAATCTCCATCCCATTTCCCGTTGTTGCTTATATCAATATCCGCCATCTTAAACGTAAAAGTTTGGGTGTTGTTTGAAAAACCGTTAGATCCCTGAGTAGAAGTAAAATTAGTCACAGATTTGACTTGTACGCCTTCATTGCCCCCCCCCCAAACAGGATTTGTCGAGAGATAAGCGGTATAATAAAATAATTCTTTTTCCCATTGATTGGTTCCCGTAGCGCTGAACGAAACAGTCACGGTCACATCTGTTCCGGGTTTTGTTATTCTTCCCGGACTGACTGAAACTATTTGGGCGCTCATACTTTGCGCAGCCGATGCCGAAACCGCCAATATTCCAGTTAAAATCAAAAAAGATAATAAAAACTTTTTCATATTTTCCTCCTATTCATTCGCAATTAATCGCTACACGGCGGCGTAAATTTTACTTTATAGTCAAATTGAAGTGGCAACACACCCCTATTATTCGGCAGTACAAGATCTGTCCATATAAGCTCGGTTTTTCCACTAGGCAAATAAGTTACATACGGCTTAGGATCATATTTGTCATCACTTTTATCAATGTACTCCAAACATTTTGACAACGTATCTCTAACTACTATAGGCCCAACCTTGTAAATCGCATTATTTTTAAGCGTAATATAACAAGTTCCGGTTTCTCCGTCTTCTTTTTCAATAATGGACCCATCCTGACTGAACGATTTGTTTATTGAATACATAGCCGTTTGAGTCATTAAGGCGTAAATATTTTGAATCGTGGCGAAAGTAGCTCTGGAGATTACGCTTGAATTTCCTCCGCTGGATTGTGGTCCCCACGCAGTTATAGCCCAGCCCACGATTAAAATTCCATTGCCTATTATCGGATCCATCTCACCGGTTTTCCATGCTACGATTACGTCCGAATTTGCCGTTAGATTTTTCGCTAAAGGCTTTCCATGAACTATCTCACCGCTCGGATACCCCCCCGGCATAGCCCAATTCATAGGGTGTTTATCGTTTTCGTCTTTTAAATCGTTAAAATTACATTTGAAATCATAATTATCCGTGAAAGAAAAATTGCCGCCGTCAGGAGAAGATATTGGATTTTTAGTATTCGTATAATTCTTATCCAAAGTGAAATTCTTTATAACAAATTCGACACCGGCATTTCTGGTTGTAAATTCTCCACGAACCGTTTGCAGGTATAAGGCGCCGCCGGACTGCAAAAACACCCTAAAATAGGAAGCGTCGCTTGTCTTCTGATTTAGGTTAGTGGTAATAGAAGCTTCTGCGCCGCCGGCAAGTATGTTTCTAAACCTTAAATCATATACTTGAGACCAATAAGTGAGCGGATTACCTGCATCGTATAAAGAATCAAACAAAGGATCTTTCCCGTAGAAAGTTTTTTTTAAGTCGCTGTCCATTCCCTGCACCGTGACATTGAGGGTATCGACTAACGTCAACGGCGGATCTATTTTTGGTATCCCGTCTGTTTTGTCATAAACAAGGTTACCATTTTCGTGAGTAGAATAAGTGATGTGCCTCTCGTCACCAGAAAGAGCCGCTCTAAACGTCTGCATTGCCGGGTTGGAAAATTCTAAACCCATACCCGCGCCATTGTATATAATTAATGCAGCGCCGGGCTCTTTTGGCGCTTCTCCGCAAGACACAGCCCAAACATTAGCCGCAAAAGCGCAAAAGATAATAAGAGTAAGAGTAAGGCCCCCCCCCCCAGCAAATTCTAATTTATTTTGCAATTTTTGTAACATAATACTTCCTCCTTAAATATAGTAATTGCTTTTCAAAATTAATATCAATATATTCTCACTAAGAAATATATAGTAAATAAGCGCAGTTTTCATAATTTTTTGCGATATTTGTAAATTTTATAGAAATTTCAATTAATGGGAAATTCAAATCGATTAAGAAAGTTTGTCTGAACGAAATCTAATTACATTCTTTTCGTACAATTCTTGACATCATTTGTCGCTATAAATTATTTTCATTTTACAGGACTTACATAATAAAACACACAGTAAATTCAATAATATTGTTGTCATTTTAATACGGAAAATAGAAATGTCAAAAATTCATCTTGACGATAGACAAACGGAAGCGGTAAATCATACAAACGGAGCACTGCTTATTCTTGCAGGGGCAGGTTCTGGGAAAACGCGCGTTTTGACGGCAAGAACACAGCGTTTAATTTGCGAGAATATCGCAAAACCGGAAGAAATTCTTGCCTTGACTTTTACCAACAAAGCCGCAAAAGAAATGCGGAAACGAATCGCAAACGCCGTTGGAAGCGGACTTGCAAACAGGATGACCATAGGAACTTTTCACTCGCTGGGAGTAAAAATCCTGCGAAATTACGGGCAATATCTGAATTTACACACTAATTTTACGATTTTGTCGGAAAACGACCAGATTTCTACAGTGAAAACGGCGATCCGCGACTTGGGAAGTAAAAAAATTGCACAAATTCCGCCGCAAGATTTGTTAAATGAAATTTCTCTTACTAAAAATGCGGGAATTTTCCCTGAAGATCTGAAAAATAACGTCGAAAAAAGAGCGATAGGCAAAATATATGAGCAATATTGCAAAATTTTGAATAAACGCCAAAGTGTCGATTTTGACGATTTGCTTTTGCTGCCGTTAAAATTATTTCAGGAAAAACCGAAAATTCTTGAAGAATTTCGTGAAAAATACAAATTTGTGTCGGTTGACGAATTTCAGGACACTAATTCCGCACAGTTAAAATTTGTACGGCTCATTAGCAGTCCGCATAATAATTTAATGGTTGTAGGCGATGACGATCAAGGAATTTATTCATGGCGCGGCGCTCAAATTCAAAATATTCTTAATTTCCATTTATTCGCTAACGCAAAAACCGTTATTTTGAACAGAAATTACCGCTCGGCTCGGCAAATCGTAGAAGCGGCAAACGCCGTTATTTCAAAGAATACTCGCCGAAAAGCCAAAGATATCGTTTCGGTTTTGGACGCTGGCGAACCGATTTCGACATACAAAGGACACGACGAAGAAGACGAAATTAGGTTTATCGTCGATAAAATTTGCGATTTTGTCGATAAAAAAACATACGATTACAACGATTTTGCGCTGCTTTTGAGAACGAATTTACTTATGCGGGAATTTGAAGACGCGTTTCGCAAGAAAAAAATACCTTACATTATTCATGGCGGTATGAGTTTTTACGACAAGCGGGAAGTGAAAGACGTGTTTGCGTATCTTAATTTTTTTGCAAATAAATTTGACGAATTGAGTTTATCGCGAATTTTGGACGTGCCGAATAAAGGATTTACGGCATCTGCGATTTCTGCGGTCGATGAGCAGGCCGGACTCAAAAAAATTTCACTTTGGGACAGCTATGAACTATATGAAAACCTTGAAGGAGAAATAAGCGATTCGCAATACGCAATTTTGAAAAAATTTGTTCTGTTTATGCAAAAATATATACAAAAATTTGCGGGTGACGAATTTCCCAGCAAAGTTTTACGGGAATTACTTGAGGAATTGAAATATATTGAAATATTGAAAAAAATTGAAGAAGATGAAAAAAAATTAGAAAATAGAATTGAAAACGTAAACGAAATTTTGAATATGCTTGAGAAATATGAAAGCAGACATCCCAACGATATGAATTTGGGAGATTTTTTGCAAAATATTTCGCTTAATTCCGGTGAAAACAACTCGGATTTCAATGTAAAAGCGGTGGTTATGATGACTATGCACAAATCTAAAGGTTTGGAATTTCCGGTTGTTTTCATTCCGGTTTTAGACGATGTGATTATGCCAAGTAAAAAGTCGATAGAAGAAGGAAAAATCGAAGAAGAACGGCGGCTTTTTTACGTTTCGATGACGCGGGCGAAAAA encodes:
- a CDS encoding ATP-dependent helicase gives rise to the protein MSKIHLDDRQTEAVNHTNGALLILAGAGSGKTRVLTARTQRLICENIAKPEEILALTFTNKAAKEMRKRIANAVGSGLANRMTIGTFHSLGVKILRNYGQYLNLHTNFTILSENDQISTVKTAIRDLGSKKIAQIPPQDLLNEISLTKNAGIFPEDLKNNVEKRAIGKIYEQYCKILNKRQSVDFDDLLLLPLKLFQEKPKILEEFREKYKFVSVDEFQDTNSAQLKFVRLISSPHNNLMVVGDDDQGIYSWRGAQIQNILNFHLFANAKTVILNRNYRSARQIVEAANAVISKNTRRKAKDIVSVLDAGEPISTYKGHDEEDEIRFIVDKICDFVDKKTYDYNDFALLLRTNLLMREFEDAFRKKKIPYIIHGGMSFYDKREVKDVFAYLNFFANKFDELSLSRILDVPNKGFTASAISAVDEQAGLKKISLWDSYELYENLEGEISDSQYAILKKFVLFMQKYIQKFAGDEFPSKVLRELLEELKYIEILKKIEEDEKKLENRIENVNEILNMLEKYESRHPNDMNLGDFLQNISLNSGENNSDFNVKAVVMMTMHKSKGLEFPVVFIPVLDDVIMPSKKSIEEGKIEEERRLFYVSMTRAKKQLFLSFPRFKQVRKRAMEVKPCRFLNDIPLECLDGKIGEKQDVEYKLIMEEMFRKAQAELEN